In the genome of Vicia villosa cultivar HV-30 ecotype Madison, WI linkage group LG7, Vvil1.0, whole genome shotgun sequence, one region contains:
- the LOC131620771 gene encoding APO protein 3, mitochondrial, with protein MRATAISLQQLSLLKRLSHRLNSTLSFSSLTSPVEEEHDDGFPYSDVPNPSRIKSERKPYVTPMKVLIARAKAEREARKAQPCRVLEESPENGLLVPELVEVAHRVYRARGYLLSGLGQLVRVIPVLRCELCNEVHIGYEGHEIRTCTGPKSWLQNATHVWRRGGVRDVFRFAKCFHLYDRVGKPRVLHDERFSVPRIPAIVELCIQAGLDLEKYPTKRRTKPVYCIEGRIADFESVVEDNEIEGKYSFENVDPLMDSSSSMLMKPVEKIQNLVENKISHLDQLSDEERKQLRDLSKHTLDSWFEMTSGAKKIMEKYVVNACGYCPEVQVGPKGHKLRMCKASKHQSRNGLHAWQEATLDDIVSPNYVWHVEDLNGPALNNNLKRYYGKAPAVVELCVHAGAPVPDQYRSMMRLDVVSPGRDEVDLVA; from the exons ATGCGTGCCACAGCCATCTCATTGCAGCAACTTTCTCTACTAAAGCGACTATCTCACCGCCTCAACTCTACCCTTTCCTTCTCATCGCTGACTTCGCCGGTTGAAGAAGAACACGACGACGGTTTCCCATACTCCGACGTTCCCAACCCTAGCCGGATAAAATCAGAGAGGAAACCATACGTGACGCCAATGAAGGTTCTGATTGCAAGGGCGAAGGCAGAGAGGGAGGCTCGAAAGGCACAACCTTGTAGAGTTCTGGAAGAATCTCCCGAAAACGGATTGCTGGTCCCGGAGCTCGTGGAAGTTGCTCATCGTGTCTATCGAGCTCGAGGGTATCTACTTTCTGGTCTGGGTCAACTCGTCCGAGTCATTCCTGTCTTGCGCTGCGA GCTTTGTAACGAGGTTCACATTGGTTATGAGGGTCATGAAATTCGAACATGTACTGGACCGAAAAGTTGGCTGCAGAATGCAACTCATGTTTGGAGAAGGGGAGGTGTTCGAGACGTGTTTCGTTTTGCAAAATGCTTTCATCTCTATGACCGTGTTGGCAAACCAAGGGTTCTGCATGATGAGAGGTTTAGTGTTCCTCGTATTCCTGCCATAGTTGAACTCTGCATACAAGCGGGTCTAGACCTTGAAAAATATCCGACAAAGAGGAGGACGAAGCCTGTATATTGTATCGAAGGAAGAATTGCAGATTTTGAATCTGTTGTGGAAGATAATGAAATTGAAGGAAAATACTCTTTTGAAAATGTGGACCCTTTAATGGATTCATCATCCTCTATGTTGATGAAGCCCGTGGAGAAGATTCAAAATCTAGTGGAGAACAAAATAAGCCATTTGGATCAATTGAGTGATGAAGAAAGGAAACAATTAAGAGATTTAAGTAAACATACATTGGATTCATGGTTTGAGATGACATCAGGTGCAAAGAAGATTATGGAGAAGTATGTTGTGAATGCTTGTGGATATTGTCCCGAGGTTCAGGTTGGTCCGAAGGGGCATAAGTTGAGAATGTGCAAGGCTTCAAAGCATCAGTCTCGGAATGGTTTACATGCATGGCAAGAGGCAACATTAGATGATATTGTGAGTCCAAATTATGTCTGGCATGTTGAGGATCTGAATGGACCTGCTCTGAATAACAATTTGAAGAGATATTATGGAAAGGCTCCTGCTGTTGTGGAACTCTGTGTGCATGCCGGGGCTCCCGTTCCCGATCAATATAGGAGCATGATGAGATTAGACGTGGTTTCCCCAGGACGAGATGAAGTTGACCTTGTTGCCTGA